The Metabacillus schmidteae nucleotide sequence CTGTAAAGGTATTAGATAAAGTCTTCGGTCGTGATTATTTAGCAGAAAAACTTCGCCAAAAGATCGGTCTCGTTTCTTCGAAGCTTCAGCAAAAATTTTATCCTTCCGACAGTGCTTTTGAAATTGTTTTAAGTGGAGCATTTGCATCAATCGGCTTATATGAAAAACCGACTGAAAAAATGAGAGAAAAGGCAATTGGTTTGTTAGAGGAATTACATTGTCTCCCATATGCAGATCGGGCATATGAAACTCTTTCCCAAGGAGAGAGACAAAGAGTACTTATTGCTCGTGCATTAATGGCGGACCCGGAATTACTCATTCTTGATGAGCCGACAACAGGATTAGACTTTTTAGCACGTGAGCAACTTTTAGATGCATTATCACAAATTACGAAAAGAAGCACTTCACCAACACTTCTTTATGTTACACACCATGTGGAAGAAATTTTACCGGTCTTTACTCATACACTATTATTAAAAAAAGGACAGGTTTTTGATTCGGGGCATACATTGGATATGCTTTCGAATGAAAAGCTTTCTGAACTTTTCGAATGTAATGTAGCGATTACATGGGAAAACAATCGTGCAACTTTAAGAAAAAATTAATTTTAAAACGAGATGCCTTCTATTAAGATAATTAGAAGGCATCTCGTTTTTGTGAAAAAAACAGATATATTCATTGCAATAAAGCATGTACAGTTGAAATTCACTACTCTGGATGCAGCATAGTTCTTTTCGTAATTTAATAAAATGGGTTAGGGGGGTAACTTTCCACAGCAGGGGCTGGAAAAGAGGTGGTTTCATATTATCTTAAAATCATTTGAAACGAAGCAAATGCTTGAAGCTATTTTAAGTAGTATTGATGAAGCAATTCATGCGGTAGATGATAAAGGAATAACGATTTTTTATAATCAAGTTGCTGCAAAACATGATGGGGTTGAGATTGACGAGGTTCTTGGTAAACATGTGTTAGATGTGTTTCCTTCATTAAGTAAACAAACAAGTACGTTATTGAAGGTTATTGAAACAGGTAAGCCCATTTATCAGCAATCTCAAACATATAAAAATAGTAAGGGAAACCTAATTGATACTGTTAATACAACATTGCCAATTAAAGTTGGAAATAAAATAGTTGGAGCCATTGAAATCGCAAAGGATTTCACAAAGGTGAAGCAGCTATCACAAAAGCTTCTGGAGCTTCAGGAAAAGGTGAATGGAAAACAATCAAAGCCTGTAGAAAGTACAGGTGCAAAATACAAGTGGGATGATATCATAACCACATCAGATGGAATGAAGAAAGTAATCACACTTGCTAAAAAAGCAGGAAATAGTTCATCACCTGTGATGATATTCGGAGAAACAGGTACCGGAAAAGAACTTCTTGTACAATCTATACATCATGCATCCTCAAGAAAAAATGGTCCATTTATAGCCCAAAACTGTTCTTCCTTACCGGAATCTTTATTAGAAAGCATCTTATTTGGAACAAAAAAAGGGAGTTTTACAGGTTCGGTTGATCGAGCAGGGTTATTTGAACTAGCTCATGGCGGGACATTATTTTTAGATGAAATTCATACAATGCCTTTGGATTTTCAAACAAAGCTTTTACGTGTATTAGAGGATGGCATTATTCGCCGAGTAGGTGGAACAGACTCTTATACAGTCGATGTCCGAATTATTGTGGCAATGAATGAACATCCGACAGTTCTCTTAGAAAAAAATGTGCTACGTAAGGACTTATATTATCGACTAAACGTATTTTTTCTAGAGCTTCCGCCACTACGAGAACGGAAAGGTGATATTGATTTATTAACAAACCACTTCATTCAAAAATATAACTATCACTTTAACAAACTTGTGATAGGAGTTGAAGCCCAGGTATTAACAACACTAAATCAGCATGATTGGCCAGGGAATGTAAGAGAACTTGAGCATACAATCGAGTTTGCGATGAATATGGTTGACGTAGAAGATGTATTAACAGTTGGACATTTGCCTTCATTTATTAAAAGAGAACACCAGAAGGAGAAAATAACCAT carries:
- a CDS encoding ABC transporter ATP-binding protein, which codes for MTTIIELNQVSLKRNGQWILQNINWHINKHENWVLYGLNGAGKTALLNMLCAYYFPTEGSVKVLDKVFGRDYLAEKLRQKIGLVSSKLQQKFYPSDSAFEIVLSGAFASIGLYEKPTEKMREKAIGLLEELHCLPYADRAYETLSQGERQRVLIARALMADPELLILDEPTTGLDFLAREQLLDALSQITKRSTSPTLLYVTHHVEEILPVFTHTLLLKKGQVFDSGHTLDMLSNEKLSELFECNVAITWENNRATLRKN
- a CDS encoding sigma-54 interaction domain-containing protein, which gives rise to MLEAILSSIDEAIHAVDDKGITIFYNQVAAKHDGVEIDEVLGKHVLDVFPSLSKQTSTLLKVIETGKPIYQQSQTYKNSKGNLIDTVNTTLPIKVGNKIVGAIEIAKDFTKVKQLSQKLLELQEKVNGKQSKPVESTGAKYKWDDIITTSDGMKKVITLAKKAGNSSSPVMIFGETGTGKELLVQSIHHASSRKNGPFIAQNCSSLPESLLESILFGTKKGSFTGSVDRAGLFELAHGGTLFLDEIHTMPLDFQTKLLRVLEDGIIRRVGGTDSYTVDVRIIVAMNEHPTVLLEKNVLRKDLYYRLNVFFLELPPLRERKGDIDLLTNHFIQKYNYHFNKLVIGVEAQVLTTLNQHDWPGNVRELEHTIEFAMNMVDVEDVLTVGHLPSFIKREHQKEKITIRPLREIVEQTEKNMIEQALDIAKGNVLKASILLEVPRQTLQYKMKKYGFYKNTSIK